A segment of the Candidatus Zixiibacteriota bacterium genome:
GCTTCGAAGGCGCTGGGGATCGACCGGGCGGTCTGTATGGTCGACTTCATCATGCACAATAAGCGACCCTGTTTTCTCGAGCTGACCCCGCGACCGGGCGGCGACTGCCTGCCGCCGCTGATCATGCGCAGTTGTGGATTGGATATGCTGGGGGTGGCGCTGGATTTTGCCGAGAGCAGGCCAGTGTCGGCACCGCCGGAGGCAGAGTGGACCCGGTTAGTCGGAGCACGCATGTTTGCCCGCCAGGAGGGGATGATCAGCCGTCTCGATACCGGGGCCGTGCAGGCGCACCCGGCGGTAGTCGAGTGCTGGCTGAAGCGTTCGCCCGGTCATGTGGTTACTCTGCCGCCCGAGGACTACGAATCCTGGTTGCTGGGGCATGTGATCTTTAAGCCATCGTCCCTCCATTACCACTTGCTCGAACGGGAGAGCGAGGCTATTGTTTCGCGTCTTGCCGTCGATTTTGAGACCCGCCATGAGCAAAAGCTCCGAGGACTACTCTCACCGCATCGCCGCGCTGCTGAAGCAGCCGATACCGCGGCTTGAGCGCTCAGAACTTGAAGCCTATGTACGGGGGTTTATCGGGCGCCGTGACTCGTTTCTGCAATTAGTCCGCGGCCACGGCTCGCCGCTTTACGCGCTGGACAAGGAAGCGCTGATCTCGCGTGCGAGGGAGTTCCGGGCGGTTTTCCGCAGCCGATTTCCGTCGGTAACGCCTTTCTATGCGGTTAAGAGCAACAACTGCCCGGAGATCGCCCGCCTGCTGGTAGCCGACGGTTACGGCCTGGATGTTTCCAGCGGCGAGGAACTGCAGTTGGCACTCGATTCGGGGGCGTCGGCGATCATCTTCAGCGGTCCCGGCAAGTCCGATACGGAGCTCGCCCTGGCTGTCAACAACGCGGACCGGGTAACGATCATGTTGGACAGCTTTGGCGAACTGCAGCGGCTGGAGCGGGTGGCCGGAGGGCTGGGCCGCGTGGTTCGAACGGGGGTCCGTGTCAGCACGGCAGAGTCGGGTATCTGGCGCAAATTCGGAACGCCGCTCGAAACACTCGGCGAGTTTTTCGAGCAGGCAGTGCGATGTCGGTTCGTTCAGCTCAAAGGAATTCAGTTTCATATCAGTTGGAACATGAACCCGTCGAACCAGGTACTGTTCGTTATGCGACTGGGTCAGGCAATCAAGAGTTTGACAGCACAGCAGCAGGACGCAATCGAGTTTCTCGATATCGGCGGCGGGTACTGGCCGCCACGGGGTGAGTGGTTGCAGCCGGCGGCGACACCGGAAGGTATTATCGGCTCTGCAATTGGAGAGAGGGCCGGCAGCCCGCTCGATCATCGTGTGAGTCGGGCATCGCCGCTCGATGATTTCGCCCGAAGTGTGGCCCAAGCCGTAGACGACCACATGCCGGCGGGCAAGAACATAACGCTGTACTTCGAGCCGGGGCGGTGGGTTTGCCATGAGGCCATGCATATACTTGTCAAAGTGGTAGATCGCAAGGCGGCTGACCTGGTAATAACCGATGCCGGCACCAACGCAGTGGGCTGGGAGCGGTACGAATCCGACTACTTCCCGGTGATAAACCTCACAAGGCCGTCACTGGAAGAGCGAGAGTGTCTGGTGGCCGGATCGCTGTGCACGCCGCACGACCTGTGGGGCTACACTTACTTTGGGGATGACATCCAGCCGGAGGATGTCCTCCTGATACCTGACCAGGGGGCATATACGTATAGCCTCCGTCAGCATTTCATTAAACCGTTGCCGCCGGTGGTGGTCATGACCGGGCCGGGGCGGCCAGTTTCTAATCAGGGGAGTCGGTAGGTCCACACGGCCTTCCCACGGAAGCGCTCGCATGAGTCTGCTGACCGGCCGCGTCTCGGCCGAAACAGGATACGCCGGATCCCCGCCGGGTTCGCGACGCGACGATCTACGGTACATCGTCTGGGAGGGTGCTCTCTCGAGTATATTCGTTGTTCTGACCGGAGGTGCTTTTGTAGCCGGGATGGCGCTGATGCTTGGCGCGGGTGATTTCGAGATCAGCCTGCTCGCCGCGCTGCCGCTGCTCGCGCAGGCGACCCAGCCGCTCTCGGTCCTGTTGCCGAAATTCGCCGAGGATCGCAGGCGGCTATCGGTGTGGGGCCTCACTTTGGGACGGCAGATCTGGTGGCTGGCCGTTCCGCTACTCTTTCTCAAAGGGCAATGGGAACTCTTCGCACTTCTCGTGTTGGTCGGGATGTCGAGTATAGCGACCATGTTGGTTACACCGGTCTGGCTGAGCTGGGTGTCGGATATCGTGCCGCGCGAGATCCGTGGACGATTTTTCGGCGCGCGCAGCGCCATGGTGGCGGGGTCAACCTTGATGTTCGCCATTCTCGGGAGCCTGGTGCTCGATTGGACTAGAGACGCCGACCGCGAGTCGCTCGGCTATGCGGTTGTCGTCGCGATTGCGGCGACGGCGGCCGGACTCGGTTCGACGGTGCTAAGCCGGGTTTCGGAAGCGCCGATGCCGGCACCGCTGTTACGCGACAAGACAGTTCACTGGGCCAGGCCAATCCGTGACCGGGAGTTTCGCCGCATACTAAGGGTGTTCAGTGCCTGGAATTTCGCCATCGGAATCTCGGCTCCGTTTTTTGCCCCCCACATGCTGGTCAATCTCAAGATGAGCTTTCTGCTGATCGGCCTCTACTCGGCTGGGGCAGCGGTAGTGGCGGTGGCCTCGAACCGATCCTGGGGTGCCTTGATAGACCGGTTCGGTTCGCGCGCAGTGCTTACGTTTTGTGCGGTGGGGATCGGACTGGTGCCGCTCATCTGGCTGATTCCCCGGGCCGGCTATCTCTGGATTCTGAGTTTCGAGGTGGTCTACGCCGGCTGGCTCTGGACAGGATTCAACCTGGCGGCGTTTACGCTGCCGATCGACAAGAGCCCCCGAAATGATCGCGCCTACTA
Coding sequences within it:
- a CDS encoding decarboxylase encodes the protein MSKSSEDYSHRIAALLKQPIPRLERSELEAYVRGFIGRRDSFLQLVRGHGSPLYALDKEALISRAREFRAVFRSRFPSVTPFYAVKSNNCPEIARLLVADGYGLDVSSGEELQLALDSGASAIIFSGPGKSDTELALAVNNADRVTIMLDSFGELQRLERVAGGLGRVVRTGVRVSTAESGIWRKFGTPLETLGEFFEQAVRCRFVQLKGIQFHISWNMNPSNQVLFVMRLGQAIKSLTAQQQDAIEFLDIGGGYWPPRGEWLQPAATPEGIIGSAIGERAGSPLDHRVSRASPLDDFARSVAQAVDDHMPAGKNITLYFEPGRWVCHEAMHILVKVVDRKAADLVITDAGTNAVGWERYESDYFPVINLTRPSLEERECLVAGSLCTPHDLWGYTYFGDDIQPEDVLLIPDQGAYTYSLRQHFIKPLPPVVVMTGPGRPVSNQGSR
- a CDS encoding MFS transporter, giving the protein MSLLTGRVSAETGYAGSPPGSRRDDLRYIVWEGALSSIFVVLTGGAFVAGMALMLGAGDFEISLLAALPLLAQATQPLSVLLPKFAEDRRRLSVWGLTLGRQIWWLAVPLLFLKGQWELFALLVLVGMSSIATMLVTPVWLSWVSDIVPREIRGRFFGARSAMVAGSTLMFAILGSLVLDWTRDADRESLGYAVVVAIAATAAGLGSTVLSRVSEAPMPAPLLRDKTVHWARPIRDREFRRILRVFSAWNFAIGISAPFFAPHMLVNLKMSFLLIGLYSAGAAVVAVASNRSWGALIDRFGSRAVLTFCAVGIGLVPLIWLIPRAGYLWILSFEVVYAGWLWTGFNLAAFTLPIDKSPRNDRAYYLAWFAAVTGVAFFVASLLGGVLAEILSDFSLKAGRQTFLNYHILFVISALLRLASAGLMLVLTDRSEQRLPVMVQQMSYAVLRWLLMGRLIVPCPPDIMDNSKPEHKGPDDHLSRTDRTTQ